From Brachionichthys hirsutus isolate HB-005 chromosome 2, CSIRO-AGI_Bhir_v1, whole genome shotgun sequence, one genomic window encodes:
- the mfsd4ab gene encoding major facilitator superfamily domain-containing protein 4B produces the protein MFVDERIVTLFKRNAHRTITYWSVFFSFGLCIAFLGPTILDLRCQTNSTLSQITWVFFSQQFCLLIGSSVGGVFKKTLFSALSALFVSAVIISVIFAIIPLCHNVLVLATAMAVSGMAMGIIDTIANIQLVTLYQKDSAVFLQALHFFIGFGALVSPLIADPFLSETGCGNHTGNGTEIMHHFRSMLRNSPIAEHGINQSHLTHEGGEEDSNVSYAFWIMALINLPVPIAVLFLMYREQLIPCCPSGTPRLLDKDELAMENQQGAEGPDAEEHGAGGHGDIFSCCQNDNLRGLPVSFFMIHILGGMVLFMTDGIVGAYAGFVYTYGVAPPISLPHKTAGYLASIFWATITAGRLLSIPLSYRFKPVKLLMFNLAGAIVTMSMLLIFYTSSTFLFVGTGLCGLFLSSIFPCMLAYTEDILDYQGCATSVLVTSAGMGEMVMQVLVGSIIQTEGSYSFLLCGMVIGCMGFILFIALLLFHRMHRNYLTGTSKKSAMVEESTAEQNGPAKPEQKETVSS, from the exons ATGTTCGTGGATGAGCGCATCGTAACTCTGTTCAAAAGGAATGCCCATCGCACAATCACCTATTGGAGTGTTTTCTTCAGCTTCGGACTCTGCATCGCTTTTCTCGGACCCACAATTTTGGATTTGCGGTGTCAGACAAACTCTACGCTTAGTCAGATCACCTGGGTGTTTTTCTCCCAGCAGTTCTGCCTGTTGATTGGCAGCTCGGTCGGCGGCGTCTTCAAGAAGAC GTTGTTCAGTGCCCTGTCTGCTTTATTTGTCTCTGCTGTCATCATCTCTGTAATATTTGCCATCATCCCTCTGTGCCATAATGTTCTCGTGCTCGCCACTGCCATGGCCGTGTCTGGAATGGCGATGGGAATTATTGACACCATTGCTAACATCCAGCTGGTGACTCTCTATCAGAAGGATTCTGCGGTTTTCTTACAG GCTCTTCATTTCTTCATTGGGTTCGGAGCCCTGGTGAGCCCACTGATTGCAGACCCTTTCCTCTCGGAAACAGGCTGTGGGAATCACACGGGGAACGGCACCGAGATCATGCATCATTTCAGGAGCATGCTGAGAAACAGTCCGATCGCAGAGCACGGCATAAATCAGAGCCACCTAACCCACGAGGGGGGTGAGGAGGACTCCAATGTGAGCTACGCCTTCTGGATCATGGCGCTGATCAAT CTTCCGGTGCCTATCGCAGTCCTCTTCCTGATGTATAGGGAGCAGCTCATCCCGTGCTGCCCCAGTGGTACTCCTCGTCTCCTGGACAAAGACGAACTGGCGATGGAGAACCAGCAGGGGGCCGAGGGCCCGGACGCAGAGGAACATGGGGCTGGAG GCCACGGGGATATTTTTAGCTGCTGTCAGAATGATAACCTGCGAGGGCTGCCGGTATCCTTCTTCATGATTCATATCCTCGGTGGCATGGTGCTCTTCATGACTGATGGTATTGTG GGTGCGTATGCCGGTTTTGTCTACACCTACGGTGTCGCGCCGCCCATTTCACTGCCTCACAAGACAGCAGGCTACCTGGCCAGTATATTTTGGGCAACGATCACTGCGGGGCGCCTGTTGTCCATCCCTCTCTCGTACCGCTTCAAGCCTGTGAAACTGCTCATGTTCAACTTG GCAGGTGCAATTGTTACCATGTCGATGCTGCTGATTTTTTACACCAGTAGCACCTTCCTGTTTGTTGGGACCGGTTTATGCGGGCTCTTCCTCAGCAGCATATTTCCCTGCATGCTCGCCTATACTGAAGACATCCTCGATTATCAAG GATGCGCGACGTCAGTCCTAGTGACGAGCGCAGGGATGGGAGAGATGGTAATGCAGGTTCTGGTTGGCTCA ATCATACAGACTGAAGGCAGCTACAGCTTCCTGCTGTGCGGAATGGTAATTGGCTGCATGGGCTTTATCCTCTTTATTGCACTCCTGCTGTTCCATCGGATG